One Clavelina lepadiformis chromosome 1, kaClaLepa1.1, whole genome shotgun sequence genomic region harbors:
- the LOC143444135 gene encoding NXPE family member 1-like produces the protein MASKRFFVLLAFGFTYIFVHRYNSLSKKTSNALYNLQEQSLAQDRLADNRMTIILQPKANGNNNVLAVGSDDLLDNALANDEVSYVKNFSIPSETVDPDSAFFANIYKDAYGLPIRGPGLYTYEKPDYNWTQYFPSVISSLTSLREIQQINPIIDPMSFTSKRSTVEIDVKDSYRVGDVLVANIQAKNILGEDKVLGGDYFRARLIQKDLFGKIIDGIACKIEDHMNGKYTLRVPLLFEGRMTLEVKLVLPLEGIAFYFDYTSMRNHKGNYFNATLQTNETVECNMDLNNFEKYDNKPTCDYGNPRTGDTWFCAVPPSGKCHPITWMIAEKMFRVSPFDYRGRVRRLFGNIVKIRGSGVQIEILAKTDEAQIEEKKSTITSSAPFTYLQQEQWIPTQHSMHCHDLRSCSECFSNKRIYFIGDSTIRQFFYLSVTKFRLEMHGPDHSRIWQQPKVAWSTDSSRNIRIYYRAHGPPLRNPGPPNTRPYLSDFLGVVPGGPEVYIVFNVGLHFLEYETSVYLRRLVLIKDAILQHQQAFPGTKFILRGMNVVEWPQEWLIFRQEVILREVFKNIPNLFYFDLWDFTTVLPLNDYHPSRPVLENQVLLFHNLLCDM, from the exons ATGGCTTCAAAGCGATTCTTTGTACTTCTCGCCTTTggatttacttacattttcgTACATCGTTACAACAGTCTGTCGAAAAAGACTTCGAATGCGTTGTACAACCTACAAGAACAATCTTTGGCACAGGACCGATTGGCAGATAATAGAATGACCATCATACTCCAACCAAAAGCTAATGGCAACAACAATGTACTTGCAGTAGGCTCAGATGATTTGTTAGACAACGCATTGGCGAACGATGAAGTGAGTTACGTGAAAAACTTTTCCATCCCGTCAGAGACTGTTGATCCAGATTCAGCGTTTTTTGCCAACATCTATAAGGATGCCTATGGACTACCTATACGTGGCCCAGGGTTGTATACTTATGAAAAGCCTGATTATAACTGGACTCAGTATTTTCCTAGTGTCATATCTTCCCTGACGTCTCTAAGGGAAATTCAGCAAATTAACCCCATAATAGATCCCATGTCTTTTACCTCTAAACGCTCAACTGTCGAAATAGATGTCAAGGATAGTTACAGGGTGGGTGATGTTCTGGTGGCCAATATTCAGGCAAAGAACATTCTCGGTGAAGACAAAGTGTTAGGCGGTGATTACTTCAGGGCCAGGTTGATTCAGAAAGACTTGTTCGGTAAAATTATCGACGGCATTGCTTGCAAAATCGAGGATCACATGAACGGAAAATATACTTTGAGGGTTCCTCTTCTTTTTGAAGGGCGCATGACACTCGAAGTTAAACTTGTTTTGCCATTAGAAGGAATCGCGTTTTATTTCGACTACACCTCCATGCGAAATCACAAAGGAAATTATTTCAATGCAACTCTGCAAACCAATGAAACAGTAGAGTGTAACATGGACTTGAACAACTTtgaaaa gtACGATAACAAGCCAACTTGTGACTACGGCAATCCCAGGACTGGAGATACTTGGTTTTGTGCAGTGCCGCCATCTGGAAAATGCCATCCGATAACGTGGATGATCgctgaaaaaatgtttagggTTTCACCGTTTGATTATAGGGGTCGGGTTCGAAGACTTTTCGGAAATATAGTGAAAATTAGGGGATCAGGTGTTCAAATCGAAATTTTGGCTAAAACGGACGAGGCTCagattgaagaaaaaaaaagtaCAATCACCTCATCTGCCCCATTTACTTACCTCCAGCAAGAGCAGTGGATTCCGACGCAGCATTCGATGCACTGCCACGACTTGAGATCCTGTAGCGAATGCTTTTCAAACAAACGTATTTATTTTATCGGTGACTCAACGATAAGGCAATTTTTCTACCTCTCCGTTACAAAATTTCGCTTGGAAATGCACGGGCCAGATCACAGTAGGATATGGCAACAACCTAAAGTAGCCTGGAGTACTGACAGTAGCAGGAATATCAGGATTTACTACAGAGCCCACGGCCCGCCACTGAGAAATCCAGGTCCACCAAACACACGGCCCTACTTAAGTGATTTTCTTGGCGTTGTACCTGGAGGCCCTGAAGTGTACATTGTGTTCAATGTCGGCTTGCACTTTCTCGAATATGAGACTTCAGTGTACCTTCGCCGATTGGTGCTCATCAAAGACGCTATCTTGCAACACCAGCAAGCGTTTCCAGGCACAAAATTTATTCTCAGAGGCATGAACGTTGTTGAGTGGCCGCAGGAATGGCTTATCTTCAGACAAGAAGTTATCCTGCGAGAAGTTTTCAAGAATATTCCAAATTTGTTCTATTTTGACTTATGGGATTTTACTACAGTATTACCTTTAAATGATTACCACCCATCCCGGCCTGTTTTAGAAAATCAAGTGTTGCTTTTCCATAATCTGCTTTGCGATATGTAG